From one Triticum urartu cultivar G1812 chromosome 3, Tu2.1, whole genome shotgun sequence genomic stretch:
- the LOC125542912 gene encoding hexokinase-8-like isoform X2, whose protein sequence is MAEQQVVADLREKSATPPSLLRDVAAAMADEMCAGLEMEGGSRVKMLLSYVDKLPTGREEGLFYGLDLGGTNFRVLKVQLGGNDKHAISCESREVAIPPHLMSGSSSELFGFIASELAKFVADEEKGTSLSNGKTRELGFTFSFPVRQRSVASGTLVKWTKAFSIEDAVGKDVVAELQTAMQKQGLDMHVAALINDAVGTLAGARYYDEDVVAGVIFGTGTNAAYVEKANAIPKWEGELPSSGQMVINMEWGNFYSCHLPVTEYDQALDNESLNPGEQIYEKLTSGMYLGEIVRRVLLKLSLQSAIFGEIDHTKLKTHFHLRTPHISAMHHDDTPDLKTVEEKLKEILEVKFLRSKLARCTIAHGQG, encoded by the exons ATGGCGGAGCAGCAGGTGGTGGCGGACCTCCGAGAGAAGTCTGCCACGCCGCCGTCGCTGCTGCGCgacgtggcggcggcgatggccgACGAGATGTGCGCCGGGCTGGAGATGGAGGGTGGGAGCAGGGTCAAGATGCTGCTCTCCTACGTTGACAAGCTCCCCACCGG GAGAGAGGAAGGTTTGTTCTATGGACTGGACCTAGGAGGGACAAACTTCCGTGTCTTGAAGGTACAGCTAGGTGGCAATGATAAGCATGCCATTAGCTGCGAGTCCAGAGAAGTCGCCATCCCACCACATTTGATGTCAGGGAGCTCCTCT GAATTGTTTGGTTTCATTGCTTCTGAATTAGCCAAGTTTGTGGCTGATGAAGAGAAGGGTACTAGCTTGTCAAATGGGAAGACACGGGAACTAGGATTCACATTTTCTTTCCCAGTGAGGCAACGGTCTGTTGCATCGGGTACCCTTGTCAAGTGGACAAAGGCATTTTCTATAGAAGATGCT GTAGGTAAAGATGTAGTTGCTGAACTGCAAACAGCTATGCAGAAGCAAGGTCTAGACATGCATGTGGCCGCACTA ATTAATGACGCTGTTGGGACATTGGCTGGAGCCAGATACTATGATGAAGATGTCGTCGCAGGTGTGATATTTGGCACTGGCACAAatgctgcttatgttgagaagGCAAATGCTATACCAAAATGGGAAGGAGAGCTGCCTAGTTCAGGACAAATG GTCATTAATATGGAATGGGGTAATTTCTATTCGTGTCATCTTCCAGTAACTGAATATGATCAAGCATTAGATAATGAAAGCTTAAATCCAGGAGAGCAG ATCTACGAGAAGTTAACCTCAGGAATGTATTTAGGTGAAATTGTAAGGAGGGTCTTGCTTAAACTGTCCTTGCAATCTGCCATTTTCGGTGAAATTGACCACACTAAGCTCAAAACTCATTTCCATCTCCG GACTCCGCATATTTCTGCAATGCACCATGACGACACGCCCGATCTGAAGACAGTGGAAGAAAAACTGAAGGAAATCCTAGAG GTCAAATTCCTACGCTCCAAACTGGCCCGTTGCACTATTGCTCATGGACAAGGTTAA
- the LOC125542912 gene encoding hexokinase-8-like isoform X1, translating into MAEQQVVADLREKSATPPSLLRDVAAAMADEMCAGLEMEGGSRVKMLLSYVDKLPTGREEGLFYGLDLGGTNFRVLKVQLGGNDKHAISCESREVAIPPHLMSGSSSELFGFIASELAKFVADEEKGTSLSNGKTRELGFTFSFPVRQRSVASGTLVKWTKAFSIEDAVGKDVVAELQTAMQKQGLDMHVAALINDAVGTLAGARYYDEDVVAGVIFGTGTNAAYVEKANAIPKWEGELPSSGQMVINMEWGNFYSCHLPVTEYDQALDNESLNPGEQIYEKLTSGMYLGEIVRRVLLKLSLQSAIFGEIDHTKLKTHFHLRTPHISAMHHDDTPDLKTVEEKLKEILEIAGTSLETRKMVVEICDIVARRAARLAAAGLAGILKKLGRDGSVDKRRSVIAIDGGLFEHYSKFSKCLETTLNELLGESSKFIVVKHADDGSGIGAALIAASQSQYRNVE; encoded by the exons ATGGCGGAGCAGCAGGTGGTGGCGGACCTCCGAGAGAAGTCTGCCACGCCGCCGTCGCTGCTGCGCgacgtggcggcggcgatggccgACGAGATGTGCGCCGGGCTGGAGATGGAGGGTGGGAGCAGGGTCAAGATGCTGCTCTCCTACGTTGACAAGCTCCCCACCGG GAGAGAGGAAGGTTTGTTCTATGGACTGGACCTAGGAGGGACAAACTTCCGTGTCTTGAAGGTACAGCTAGGTGGCAATGATAAGCATGCCATTAGCTGCGAGTCCAGAGAAGTCGCCATCCCACCACATTTGATGTCAGGGAGCTCCTCT GAATTGTTTGGTTTCATTGCTTCTGAATTAGCCAAGTTTGTGGCTGATGAAGAGAAGGGTACTAGCTTGTCAAATGGGAAGACACGGGAACTAGGATTCACATTTTCTTTCCCAGTGAGGCAACGGTCTGTTGCATCGGGTACCCTTGTCAAGTGGACAAAGGCATTTTCTATAGAAGATGCT GTAGGTAAAGATGTAGTTGCTGAACTGCAAACAGCTATGCAGAAGCAAGGTCTAGACATGCATGTGGCCGCACTA ATTAATGACGCTGTTGGGACATTGGCTGGAGCCAGATACTATGATGAAGATGTCGTCGCAGGTGTGATATTTGGCACTGGCACAAatgctgcttatgttgagaagGCAAATGCTATACCAAAATGGGAAGGAGAGCTGCCTAGTTCAGGACAAATG GTCATTAATATGGAATGGGGTAATTTCTATTCGTGTCATCTTCCAGTAACTGAATATGATCAAGCATTAGATAATGAAAGCTTAAATCCAGGAGAGCAG ATCTACGAGAAGTTAACCTCAGGAATGTATTTAGGTGAAATTGTAAGGAGGGTCTTGCTTAAACTGTCCTTGCAATCTGCCATTTTCGGTGAAATTGACCACACTAAGCTCAAAACTCATTTCCATCTCCG GACTCCGCATATTTCTGCAATGCACCATGACGACACGCCCGATCTGAAGACAGTGGAAGAAAAACTGAAGGAAATCCTAGAG ATTGCAGGCACGTCCTTAGAGACGCGGAAAATGGTTGTTGAAATCTGCGACATTGTAGCAAGAAGGGCGGCCCGGCTGGCTGCTGCGGGCCTTGCAGGGATCCTCAAGAAGCTTGGGAGGGATGGCTCCGTCGACAAGCGCCGGTCGGTCATCGCCATCGACGGAGGACTGTTCGAACACTActccaagttcagcaaatgcttGGAAACTACTCTAAATGAACTGCTTGGGGAGTCATCGAAGTTCATAGTCGTCAAGCATGCGGATGATGGCTCGGGGATAGGGGCTGCCCTGATTGCTGCTTCCCAATCTCAATACAGAAATGTTGAATAA